In a genomic window of Roseiflexus castenholzii DSM 13941:
- a CDS encoding serine/threonine protein kinase, translated as MLTPGTILQDRYLIERLLDRSPAGDFYLARDQRTKQPVDVKAITRTEPDVDTLFAREVAALASLRHPALPAVVDMFAAPLGRFIVFDHIPGLSLEDIRARSPHAQLDADSAIRLLQPVLDALDQMHRHPARLAHRNVRPANIRITDAGQVYLTNPDVAGRSGAPFDGRDLHADLCGIGATLYTLLTGAAPPLPAERVQHDTLRPVRQVRPDLSPELAQVIQRLLSFDPAQQYASAAEAHRALTEAAPDVICPRCSKPNRASARFCRSCGAPLPASDPRSAIRAFIGKLPSLPVATSPPDTATATFDFHTPTTSAATTVAAVSGVASKSATPALPSADAPTVDSPPADAPTVTSPPADATTFISPPADAPTVTSPPTDAATSISPPGKPASVEATAEAPAVSIPAPPPAGAPPAAPVGGAQRQRSMLIGGIIAAIVLLLACVGGGYFALGAVGLLPGSATAVSGVSPAPQATRTPATGGSAATAEARQNATATAIAIAQRATGTARAEGQTTTAQAGQSSEQQTATAMARQTVAVAAQQTAAAIAAATQTAAVPTATPAPQSLIPQPGALSLADYQAQTRGLRQLLFETFDRGERTKAIWTQVDNERRRAALRDNLYYLTVKTPDLTTWYTWSRDLGNTYNIELSVAFQTVGAPASVGIAFDVQPDANSGLFFEVTSDKRWLFSTVVDGQFITEGSTGLIPDEIIVDGVGTNVLWVVRTPSEIQLWINSKHVATLPPSPFPGGQAGVCASSFSGLTEPATVIVDNFRARAP; from the coding sequence GTGCTGACACCTGGAACAATCCTGCAAGATCGCTATCTGATCGAACGGCTCCTGGACCGCAGCCCCGCCGGTGATTTCTATCTGGCGCGCGACCAGCGCACAAAGCAACCTGTTGATGTCAAAGCCATCACCCGTACTGAGCCGGATGTCGATACCCTGTTTGCGCGCGAAGTTGCGGCGCTGGCCTCCTTGCGACACCCGGCGCTCCCTGCCGTCGTCGATATGTTTGCTGCGCCACTCGGGCGCTTTATCGTCTTCGATCATATTCCAGGTCTGAGTCTGGAAGACATTCGCGCGCGATCCCCCCACGCTCAACTTGACGCGGATTCGGCGATTCGGCTCTTGCAACCAGTGCTCGATGCACTCGATCAGATGCACCGTCATCCGGCGCGCCTCGCGCATCGCAATGTGCGTCCGGCAAACATTCGGATTACGGATGCCGGCCAGGTCTATCTCACCAATCCCGACGTCGCCGGACGATCCGGCGCTCCTTTCGATGGACGTGATCTGCACGCCGATCTGTGCGGCATCGGCGCAACGCTCTACACGCTCCTCACCGGCGCCGCGCCGCCTCTCCCTGCGGAAAGAGTGCAACACGACACGCTGCGTCCGGTGCGCCAGGTCCGTCCCGATCTCTCACCCGAACTGGCGCAGGTCATCCAACGGTTGTTGTCCTTCGACCCGGCGCAGCAGTACGCTTCCGCTGCCGAGGCGCACCGGGCGCTCACCGAGGCGGCCCCCGATGTGATCTGCCCGCGCTGCTCGAAACCCAATCGCGCCAGCGCGCGGTTCTGCCGCTCGTGTGGCGCGCCGCTGCCAGCGTCCGATCCGCGCAGCGCAATTCGCGCGTTTATAGGGAAACTTCCATCCCTGCCGGTTGCAACGTCTCCCCCCGATACAGCCACCGCGACGTTCGACTTCCACACCCCCACTACCTCTGCCGCCACTACTGTCGCCGCCGTCTCCGGCGTCGCGTCAAAATCTGCCACGCCCGCCCTCCCATCTGCCGATGCTCCGACCGTCGACTCCCCGCCCGCCGATGCCCCGACCGTCACCTCGCCCCCCGCTGATGCCACAACTTTCATCTCGCCGCCTGCCGACGCACCAACCGTCACGTCGCCCCCTACCGACGCGGCGACCTCGATCTCACCTCCCGGCAAGCCAGCATCGGTAGAGGCAACCGCAGAAGCGCCCGCAGTCTCAATTCCTGCACCACCCCCCGCCGGCGCACCTCCGGCAGCGCCGGTTGGTGGTGCGCAACGTCAGCGCAGCATGCTGATCGGCGGGATCATCGCTGCAATCGTTCTCCTGCTGGCGTGTGTGGGTGGCGGGTATTTTGCGCTGGGAGCAGTAGGGTTGCTGCCAGGCAGCGCCACTGCCGTCTCCGGCGTCTCGCCGGCGCCGCAGGCAACGCGGACACCAGCAACCGGTGGGAGCGCTGCAACTGCCGAGGCGCGGCAGAATGCGACCGCGACCGCCATCGCCATAGCGCAACGAGCAACCGGCACGGCGCGCGCCGAAGGGCAGACGACGACAGCACAGGCGGGACAATCGTCAGAGCAACAGACAGCGACCGCCATGGCCCGCCAGACGGTCGCCGTAGCAGCGCAGCAGACGGCAGCCGCTATCGCTGCCGCCACCCAAACTGCCGCCGTGCCGACTGCAACGCCTGCGCCGCAGTCGCTCATTCCGCAGCCTGGTGCGCTCTCGCTGGCGGATTACCAGGCGCAGACACGCGGACTACGCCAACTTCTGTTCGAAACCTTTGATCGAGGCGAGCGCACGAAAGCAATCTGGACCCAGGTGGACAATGAGCGGCGTCGGGCGGCGCTGCGCGACAATCTCTACTACCTGACGGTCAAAACGCCAGACCTCACAACATGGTACACGTGGAGTCGCGATCTGGGAAATACGTACAACATTGAGTTAAGTGTCGCGTTTCAGACCGTCGGTGCGCCGGCATCGGTCGGCATTGCCTTCGATGTGCAACCCGACGCGAACAGTGGGCTGTTCTTCGAGGTGACGAGCGATAAACGCTGGTTGTTCAGCACCGTGGTCGATGGACAGTTCATCACAGAAGGCAGTACCGGTCTCATTCCAGACGAAATCATCGTCGATGGCGTTGGCACAAACGTCCTCTGGGTTGTGCGCACCCCCAGCGAAATCCAACTTTGGATCAACAGCAAGCACGTGGCGACACTTCCGCCGAGTCCCTTTCCTGGCGGGCAGGCAGGCGTGTGCGCCTCATCGTTCAGCGGGCTGACCGAGCCGGCCACGGTGATCGTGGACAATTTTCGCGCCAGGGCGCCATAG
- a CDS encoding ABC transporter permease codes for MAQYIARRVLIAIPTLLIISFVIFAILALAPGDPLAQFALNPAIPESTRELIRIQFGLDQPWYVRYVKWLTALSRGDWGFSFGTRGPVIDLIWQRLPQTLIVVGTAYLIAVLLAIPIGVISAVKQYSVFDQVATFLAFIGFSVPSFFTGLALMLVFAINLKWFPIVYNSTLNLAGWEGLVEQARQMALPVTVLVVQQTAALTRFMRSSMLDNLPLDYVRTARAKGLADRMVIIRHVLRNSMIPVVTLIALGIPTIFAGAIITENLFRVNGIGQLLITSIQNSDTPVVMAITFIFACLTVLFNLIADVLYGVLDPRVRYS; via the coding sequence ATGGCGCAGTACATCGCGCGACGAGTCTTGATTGCGATTCCAACGCTGTTGATTATCAGTTTTGTGATTTTTGCGATTCTGGCGCTGGCGCCGGGCGATCCGCTGGCACAGTTTGCGCTCAACCCGGCAATCCCGGAGTCGACCCGCGAGTTGATCCGCATTCAGTTTGGGCTTGATCAACCCTGGTATGTGCGCTATGTCAAATGGCTGACGGCGCTGTCGCGCGGCGATTGGGGATTCTCGTTCGGCACGCGCGGTCCGGTGATCGATCTGATCTGGCAACGTCTGCCGCAGACCTTGATAGTGGTTGGAACGGCGTACCTCATTGCGGTGCTGCTCGCCATTCCGATCGGCGTTATTTCGGCGGTGAAGCAGTATTCTGTGTTTGATCAAGTGGCGACCTTTCTTGCGTTCATCGGCTTCTCCGTGCCGTCGTTCTTTACCGGTCTGGCATTAATGCTGGTGTTTGCCATTAATCTGAAGTGGTTTCCGATTGTGTACAACTCGACGCTCAATCTGGCCGGTTGGGAGGGGCTTGTCGAACAGGCGCGTCAGATGGCGCTGCCGGTCACCGTGCTTGTGGTGCAGCAAACGGCTGCGCTGACCCGTTTTATGCGCTCGTCGATGCTCGATAATCTGCCGCTCGATTATGTGCGCACTGCGCGCGCCAAAGGATTGGCGGATCGGATGGTGATCATCCGCCACGTGTTGCGCAACAGTATGATTCCGGTAGTGACATTGATTGCGCTCGGTATTCCAACGATTTTCGCGGGTGCGATTATTACCGAGAACCTGTTCCGGGTCAACGGCATTGGTCAGTTGTTGATCACCTCGATTCAAAATTCCGATACGCCGGTTGTAATGGCGATTACATTCATTTTTGCCTGTCTCACGGTCCTGTTTAATCTGATTGCCGATGTGCTCTACGGCGTGCTCGATCCTCGCGTGCGGTACAGTTAG
- a CDS encoding NUDIX hydrolase, with protein sequence MTDAEETAETYDPSRYERPSVTVDVVIFTLIDRELHVLLVRRKRWPYEGYWAIPGGFVQMHESLEDAARRELEEETGVRDIYIEQLYTFGDPNRDPRTRVISVAYFALVRADRQRLRVSEESIDVRWFPVRAAPSPLAFDHDRILAMALVRLRSKLEYTTLAFELLPEVFSILELKHIYEQIFGEKLDKGNFYRKIKDAGVLEETGLLREGRGRPTRLYRFRRDRGDGQFVFRWREARIDAGESHERDLSSS encoded by the coding sequence ATGACCGACGCAGAAGAAACTGCCGAGACCTACGACCCATCACGCTATGAACGCCCGTCCGTTACCGTCGATGTGGTCATCTTCACGCTGATCGACCGCGAACTCCACGTGCTGCTGGTGCGCCGCAAGCGCTGGCCCTACGAAGGATATTGGGCGATCCCCGGCGGCTTTGTGCAGATGCACGAGTCGCTCGAAGATGCAGCGCGCCGCGAACTCGAAGAGGAAACCGGCGTGCGCGACATTTATATCGAGCAGTTGTACACCTTTGGCGACCCGAACCGCGACCCGCGCACCCGTGTGATCAGCGTCGCCTATTTTGCGCTGGTCCGCGCCGACCGGCAGCGTCTGCGCGTGTCGGAAGAGAGCATCGATGTGCGCTGGTTTCCGGTGCGCGCGGCGCCATCGCCGCTTGCCTTCGACCACGACCGCATCCTGGCGATGGCGCTTGTGCGCCTGCGCTCAAAACTGGAGTACACGACGCTCGCATTCGAGCTGCTGCCAGAGGTCTTTTCAATCCTGGAATTGAAACATATTTACGAACAGATTTTCGGCGAAAAACTGGACAAAGGCAATTTCTATCGTAAAATAAAGGACGCTGGCGTGCTGGAGGAGACCGGTCTGTTGCGCGAAGGGCGCGGTCGTCCGACCCGACTCTACCGTTTCCGCCGTGATCGTGGCGATGGGCAGTTCGTCTTCCGCTGGCGCGAAGCGCGTATTGATGCCGGCGAGTCACACGAACGCGATCTCTCGTCTTCGTAA
- a CDS encoding PucR family transcriptional regulator has translation MPPVTVQDVVRLALPEGVVVAAGSAGLSHQVSWVATPRATPPVFTNLRGGEFVLVATSALHALDERLTLANLAERLAQVPIAAIAVQGDIPDQARATAETLRLPLLHLPDASDIREVEREVQRLISDYDAQIERRAAQLGHVLTQRSLAGAGVNGLLDTLAERTGRSLAFYSPTGEVRALRARGPARVALQTLQPRGTGATTHLGQQIWVQQIGQIASGDAAGRNFGYLALCGDTLDDWDRLAAHQGASALALELAKEQAVLAAEERLRGDFVQAVLVGAAADDKTLVQRGRELGYDLRQPHVALLCGVANGDDRAIARLAGALSAALSALGVAAPLMRRIDDVLCYIPAVSRGRRAHEIADLLHARLTDDIPGVLVAIGREAPALTHWSRSLREAEQALLIGRELLGNGRVLDFGDLGVYRLLLLLRESPELWEFYRTTLATLVDYDRDQHGELLKTLEAFFDHNGNLARTAEALHIHRNTLLYRLTRIKEISGRDPDVAEDRLALWLALKAHRVLKTISEPVT, from the coding sequence ATGCCTCCTGTAACCGTTCAGGATGTTGTGCGTCTGGCGTTGCCCGAAGGCGTCGTGGTTGCCGCAGGCAGCGCCGGTCTGAGTCATCAGGTGAGTTGGGTGGCAACGCCACGCGCAACGCCGCCGGTCTTCACGAATCTGCGCGGCGGTGAATTCGTGCTGGTGGCGACCAGTGCGCTGCACGCGCTCGATGAGCGACTGACGCTTGCCAACCTGGCCGAGCGGTTGGCGCAGGTACCGATAGCTGCAATTGCGGTACAGGGCGATATTCCTGATCAGGCGCGCGCGACAGCCGAAACGTTGCGCCTGCCGCTGCTCCATCTTCCCGACGCCAGCGACATCCGTGAGGTGGAGCGGGAAGTGCAGCGCCTGATCAGTGATTATGACGCACAGATTGAGCGTCGTGCCGCGCAACTCGGGCACGTGCTGACACAACGCTCACTGGCGGGCGCCGGCGTCAATGGTCTGCTGGATACGCTTGCCGAGCGCACAGGACGCAGCCTGGCTTTCTACAGCCCAACCGGTGAAGTTCGCGCGCTGCGGGCGCGCGGTCCGGCGCGGGTTGCGTTGCAGACGCTCCAGCCGCGCGGCACGGGCGCTACGACCCATCTGGGGCAGCAGATCTGGGTGCAGCAGATCGGGCAGATCGCATCGGGCGATGCTGCCGGGCGCAACTTTGGCTATCTGGCGCTCTGCGGCGATACGCTCGATGACTGGGATCGCCTGGCGGCGCACCAGGGGGCATCGGCGCTGGCGCTAGAACTGGCGAAAGAGCAGGCGGTGCTGGCAGCCGAGGAGCGCCTGCGCGGCGATTTCGTCCAGGCGGTGCTGGTCGGCGCCGCTGCCGATGATAAGACCCTGGTGCAGCGTGGGCGCGAGTTGGGGTACGATCTGCGCCAACCGCACGTTGCCCTGCTCTGTGGTGTGGCGAACGGTGATGATCGCGCGATTGCGCGATTGGCCGGCGCGCTGAGCGCCGCACTCAGTGCGCTCGGCGTTGCGGCGCCGCTCATGCGCCGCATCGATGACGTGCTTTGCTACATTCCAGCGGTAAGCCGAGGTCGTCGCGCTCACGAGATAGCCGATCTCCTGCACGCCCGATTGACCGACGATATTCCCGGCGTGCTGGTCGCAATCGGGCGCGAGGCGCCAGCCCTGACCCACTGGTCGCGCTCGCTGCGCGAAGCGGAACAGGCGCTGCTCATCGGGCGGGAACTGCTGGGGAATGGGAGGGTGCTCGACTTTGGCGACCTCGGCGTGTATCGGTTGCTCCTGCTCCTGCGCGAGTCGCCGGAATTGTGGGAGTTCTACCGCACCACCCTTGCAACCCTTGTCGATTACGATCGCGACCAGCACGGCGAACTGTTGAAGACGCTCGAAGCCTTCTTTGACCACAACGGCAATCTGGCGCGTACTGCCGAGGCGTTGCACATTCACCGCAATACGCTCCTCTACCGCCTGACGCGCATCAAGGAGATCAGCGGGCGCGACCCAGACGTGGCGGAGGACCGACTGGCGCTGTGGCTGGCGCTCAAAGCGCATCGCGTGCTTAAGACGATCAGTGAGCCGGTGACGTAA
- a CDS encoding cysteine hydrolase family protein: MPARINLADHARPFLTYLDEWFSSLQDVPLAEVVAGEPERVAVLSIDVINGFCKSGPLASDRVGRIVRPVADLFERAYALGVRNFALTQDAHDPQTPEFEAYPPHCIAGSAESAAVEELTSLPFFDEIAVFPKNSISSMIGTGLSAWIGARPQVERFIVVGDCTDLCTYQGAMHLRLEANAFGIRRRVIVPANAVDTFDTPVSAARELHIKAHDGDLHHVLFLHHMALNGIEVVRALV; encoded by the coding sequence ATGCCTGCCCGGATAAACCTCGCTGATCACGCGCGTCCGTTTCTGACCTACCTCGATGAGTGGTTCAGTTCGTTGCAGGATGTGCCACTGGCGGAGGTCGTTGCCGGTGAGCCGGAACGGGTTGCGGTGCTATCGATTGATGTCATCAACGGCTTCTGCAAGAGTGGTCCGCTGGCGAGTGATCGCGTCGGGCGGATTGTGCGCCCGGTCGCCGATCTGTTCGAGCGCGCCTATGCGCTGGGGGTGCGCAACTTTGCGTTGACCCAGGACGCACACGATCCGCAGACGCCAGAATTCGAGGCGTATCCGCCGCACTGCATCGCCGGCAGCGCCGAGAGCGCAGCCGTTGAGGAATTGACATCGCTGCCGTTCTTCGATGAGATTGCTGTTTTCCCGAAGAACTCCATCAGTTCGATGATCGGCACCGGTCTGAGCGCGTGGATCGGTGCGCGCCCGCAGGTGGAGCGTTTTATCGTCGTGGGTGATTGTACCGATCTCTGCACCTATCAGGGGGCGATGCACCTGCGCCTGGAAGCGAATGCCTTCGGCATCCGGCGCCGCGTGATTGTGCCCGCCAATGCGGTCGATACGTTCGATACGCCAGTGTCGGCGGCGCGGGAGCTGCACATCAAAGCGCACGACGGCGACCTGCACCACGTGCTGTTCCTCCATCATATGGCGCTGAACGGTATCGAGGTCGTGCGTGCGCTGGTGTAA
- a CDS encoding ABC transporter permease produces the protein MSEADQTMTPSVSDAAATIRQLQLGVSSKPRTLLGDAWRRFRRHTLAMIGVGVLVFMTLAVTVGAWWYERYLVEQLAQSGMPVTAENPDIRVLIDHLDFLALLSPPTHVHPFGTDDLGRDLLARCIYGGRVSLAVGFVAMLIAISLGTIIGAAAGFFGGLVDQALMRLTDLFLSLPSVPLILLTVYLFRDPVIQAMGSPEAGIFVIVVTVIGALAWMQTARVVRATFLSLKEKEFVEAARCLGISQTAIMFRHILPNAISPIIVAATLEIGSAIIAESTLSFLGVGFPPDTPTWGRLVTDGSQYLQAAPWLALIPGALIFLTVLSINFMGDGLRDALDPRSRL, from the coding sequence ATGTCCGAAGCAGACCAGACAATGACCCCATCCGTATCTGATGCCGCTGCAACGATCCGCCAGTTGCAACTTGGCGTGTCGTCGAAGCCGCGCACGCTGCTGGGAGACGCCTGGCGCCGGTTCCGCCGCCACACGCTGGCAATGATCGGGGTCGGCGTTCTCGTGTTTATGACGCTGGCTGTGACTGTCGGCGCCTGGTGGTATGAACGCTACCTGGTGGAGCAGTTGGCGCAGTCGGGCATGCCGGTGACGGCGGAGAACCCCGATATTCGCGTTTTGATCGATCATCTCGATTTTCTGGCGTTGCTGTCGCCGCCGACGCATGTGCATCCCTTTGGCACCGACGACCTGGGGCGCGATCTGCTGGCGCGCTGCATCTATGGCGGGCGTGTGTCGCTGGCAGTCGGTTTTGTGGCGATGCTGATCGCCATTTCGCTCGGAACGATCATTGGCGCTGCGGCGGGCTTCTTTGGCGGACTGGTCGATCAGGCGTTGATGCGGCTGACCGATCTGTTTCTGTCGCTGCCCTCCGTGCCGCTGATTCTGTTGACGGTCTATCTATTCCGCGATCCGGTGATTCAGGCAATGGGGTCGCCGGAGGCGGGTATCTTTGTGATCGTGGTGACGGTGATCGGTGCGCTGGCGTGGATGCAGACGGCGCGCGTGGTGCGCGCAACGTTTCTTTCGCTCAAGGAAAAGGAGTTTGTTGAGGCGGCGCGCTGCCTGGGCATCAGCCAAACGGCAATTATGTTCCGCCATATCCTGCCGAATGCTATCAGCCCGATTATCGTCGCTGCCACATTGGAAATCGGCAGCGCAATCATCGCCGAGTCGACCCTCTCCTTCCTCGGTGTCGGATTTCCACCCGACACGCCGACGTGGGGACGCCTGGTGACCGATGGGAGTCAGTATCTCCAGGCGGCGCCCTGGCTGGCGCTCATTCCGGGTGCGCTGATCTTCCTAACGGTGCTAAGTATCAACTTCATGGGTGATGGGTTGCGCGACGCGCTCGATCCGAGGTCGAGGCTTTAG
- a CDS encoding ATP-dependent helicase → MTDASTILDGLNPAQRQAVTAAPGPVLVLAGPGSGKTRVLTRRVAYLIGVHGVDPHHILAVTFTNKAAREMRDRLEKLLGPGEAAALTVGTFHSICARFLRRDSIHLGRERDFAIYDTDDQLRVMKRVLRDLNLDEKKHAPRAIHAAISRAKNELIDPDAYSRHAHSYFEEVVARCFARYQELLRGANALDFDDLLVETVRLFEEHPAVLERYQERYGFLLADEYQDTNRAQYVLLKQLASRHHNIFVVGDEDQSVYAFRGADIRNILSFERDYPEAQVILLEQNYRSTQAILDVAQAVINRSAQRRRDKRLWTRNGEGVLVQVIEGYDQDEEAQLVAGEIARLIAGGAYQPGDIAIMYRTNAQSRAIEEALIARQAPYIIVGGTRFYERKEIKDALAYLRLALNPFDDISLSRVLNWPARGIGQRTQEDLERRAGAAAVPLYVMLHTLAANAEAAADQTTSPAPARTGEMPSRARNALLGFLTLIDESLDRRQTLSLGALMDWLFERVGFREALRREYGDEEGDDRWNNVMELRNVAEQYADLPLASQLSTFLEEVALVSDIDTLQEERNAVTCITLHQAKGLEFPVVFLVGLEEGLLPHARSADDRDALDEERRLFYVGATRAKERLYLLHAFRRATYGRTEIATPSRFLHDIPPDLLQRAPKRGYAAAQMVTGRAAALRNPRRNQAAPVSPHSAAPDGPRAISFFAGQKVHHAQFGEGIVVSSKLVEGDEEVTVAFVGKGVKRLLASFANLQHVGE, encoded by the coding sequence ATGACCGACGCCTCGACAATCCTCGACGGCTTGAACCCGGCGCAGCGCCAGGCAGTGACGGCTGCGCCGGGTCCGGTGCTGGTGCTCGCCGGTCCCGGCAGCGGGAAGACGCGCGTGCTGACCCGCCGCGTAGCGTACCTGATCGGTGTCCACGGCGTCGATCCGCACCATATTCTTGCGGTTACGTTCACGAATAAAGCCGCGCGCGAGATGCGCGACCGCCTTGAGAAGTTGCTTGGTCCTGGCGAAGCGGCGGCGCTGACGGTCGGCACGTTCCATAGCATCTGTGCGCGCTTCCTGCGCCGCGATAGTATCCACCTCGGTCGGGAGCGCGATTTTGCGATCTACGACACGGACGATCAACTGCGGGTGATGAAGCGTGTGCTGCGCGACCTGAACCTGGACGAGAAGAAGCACGCGCCCCGCGCTATCCACGCGGCTATTTCGCGCGCCAAGAATGAATTGATCGACCCTGACGCCTATAGCCGCCACGCGCACTCTTACTTCGAGGAAGTCGTGGCCCGCTGCTTTGCGCGCTATCAAGAACTGCTGCGCGGCGCCAATGCGCTCGACTTCGATGATCTACTGGTCGAAACGGTGCGCCTCTTCGAGGAGCATCCGGCAGTGCTCGAACGTTACCAAGAGCGCTATGGCTTTCTCCTGGCGGACGAGTACCAGGACACAAATCGGGCGCAGTATGTGCTGCTGAAGCAACTGGCATCCCGGCATCACAACATCTTCGTCGTCGGCGACGAGGATCAGTCGGTCTATGCCTTTCGCGGCGCCGATATTCGTAACATTCTGTCGTTCGAGCGCGACTATCCTGAAGCGCAGGTCATTCTGCTGGAGCAGAATTACCGCAGCACACAGGCGATCCTCGATGTGGCACAGGCGGTCATCAACCGCAGCGCGCAGCGCCGCCGCGACAAGCGCCTCTGGACGCGCAACGGCGAAGGTGTGCTGGTGCAGGTTATCGAGGGGTATGATCAGGACGAGGAGGCGCAACTGGTTGCTGGCGAGATTGCGCGCCTGATCGCCGGCGGCGCGTATCAGCCCGGTGACATTGCGATCATGTACCGCACGAATGCGCAGTCGCGCGCGATTGAGGAGGCATTGATTGCGCGCCAGGCGCCGTACATCATCGTCGGCGGCACCCGTTTCTACGAGCGCAAGGAAATCAAGGATGCACTTGCGTATCTGCGCCTGGCGCTCAACCCGTTCGACGACATCAGCCTGAGCCGGGTGCTGAACTGGCCCGCGCGCGGCATCGGGCAGCGCACCCAGGAAGACCTGGAACGGCGCGCGGGCGCGGCTGCTGTGCCGCTCTATGTGATGCTGCACACGCTCGCCGCCAATGCCGAAGCCGCCGCCGACCAGACAACATCCCCCGCGCCCGCGCGCACCGGTGAGATGCCGTCACGGGCGCGCAATGCGTTGCTCGGCTTTCTGACACTGATCGATGAGTCTCTTGATCGGCGGCAGACCCTCTCGCTTGGCGCATTGATGGACTGGCTGTTCGAGCGGGTTGGGTTCCGTGAGGCGTTGCGACGCGAGTATGGCGATGAGGAAGGCGATGACCGCTGGAATAACGTGATGGAGTTGCGGAATGTCGCCGAGCAGTATGCCGATCTGCCGCTCGCAAGCCAGTTATCGACGTTCCTTGAAGAAGTTGCGCTGGTTTCCGATATCGATACCCTCCAGGAAGAGCGCAACGCTGTCACCTGTATAACGCTTCATCAGGCGAAAGGGCTGGAGTTCCCCGTCGTTTTCCTGGTGGGTCTCGAAGAGGGGCTGTTGCCCCACGCGCGCTCGGCCGATGACCGCGACGCGCTCGACGAGGAGCGACGGTTGTTCTATGTGGGCGCAACCCGTGCCAAAGAGCGCCTCTACCTGCTCCATGCCTTCCGGCGCGCCACATATGGGCGGACGGAAATCGCTACCCCGTCGCGCTTTTTGCACGACATCCCGCCCGATCTACTGCAACGCGCGCCAAAACGCGGGTATGCCGCTGCACAGATGGTGACCGGTCGCGCGGCAGCGCTGCGCAATCCCCGTCGCAACCAGGCGGCGCCTGTATCACCACATAGCGCTGCCCCCGATGGACCGCGCGCCATCTCCTTCTTTGCCGGGCAGAAGGTGCATCATGCGCAATTTGGCGAAGGGATTGTCGTCAGTTCGAAGTTGGTCGAAGGCGATGAAGAAGTGACGGTCGCCTTCGTCGGCAAAGGGGTCAAACGTCTGCTGGCGAGTTTCGCCAACCTTCAGCACGTCGGGGAGTAA